The DNA window TCAAATCTGttgaaaatactaaaaaaaaggTAAGTTCCCGACCATGATTTCCTATTAGTTAGGTTTATCCCGAACATGGCCATCTTTAGGACTTGAATGCAtcatttggaaacattttttatttatgtttatagaTATGTGACTATCCTTAGTCacacatttaaaaatttatttttgttgccAGATTCAAATCTGTCCTTCAATTGTTGTACACCTAGTTCATCTTTCATAAAGCTTTCTTTCTTAAATTTGTTGAAACTCTTATTCAAAACTTCTATCTAGTCAGTCCAAAACCAAAATACACAACTACGGCCAAGAATACACATTAGAATATCCCTACTGATATTGTTACATTTTAagcaagttttttttttaattataggtTAAAAATTAGTTGAAGTGGAAACTGAGTACATTAAAACATGAGCATGTTCGGGACATTTTTGTGTTTCAAATAAACTTGAATTTTTAGCACTTTTGTATCTATTAAGCgtggtttatttatttgttttttttaaattatataaaaagaattgtCGGCCCTCCCTCGACAACGGATTTGTCACTGTTAGTCACAACAACTACAACAGATGATCAATGGTCACTAGTAGAATATGCACAATTACCGAGAAGTGTTACCGAGAGAGAAAGAAGGCTCTCAGAAATATTAATATCGCCGGGGAAATTCATTAGCTTTCAGTGATATTAAAACTATCAGTGATGAGATTCATTAGCTCTCGTAGATAACTATTAGTATCAGTATCGAGAGTCATTGGTTAATGCTCTCTatgatattgttttaatttttccctATGCGAACGcctctttctttcttctatttatctttttcCTCTCGCTTTCACCGCCGCTCCGATTCACATCTTTGATTCCGAGAGTCTTCCGACATCTCCCTAAGAGCATCAGCAGCGCACAAGACCTCTGCCCTCtttttttgtgaaatcaatATTCCACATCAGCAGAAAGCGGGCACACATTGTACTTGGTcaaaacactccaatgcttctgcccgccctcttatctaaataataaattttatttatactattttaaataaataactaatttataatataggaatattataactaatattcctatattataggagaatttgagattttaaaatcgcgtgttaatataattaataaaaaaaatatattaatttatttaaaatatatatttattaattaaatgagtaatattcctgtattatatatattataggagaATTTGACAATTTCAcccttaaaacatattaatataattaatataaaatataaaatatttttataatttaaaatatattataatattaaaaatattacaaaaataatgaactacaataaaacacataaaattttaaacattttgacAGACATTATAGAATTGTGAAATATGCTCCACCAAATCGGTTTGTAATTGACGATATTTTTGTCTGTCAcgaatttgaatatttttttcgaTATAATTCTCATACGGAGCAAGAGGTTCCTCGCCCAAATCTGGTTGTGTTAATCCGTTTGTCGTGTCATCGTAAGATGGTAGCGGACCAAATGGAGTAGCATATGTGTCTCTCTCGTCCTCGACAATCATGTTGTGAAGTATAATGCATGCTCTCATTATTTTTGCTAGATCTCCTTTATCCCAGAATCGTGCAGGACCACGTACAATTGCAAAACGAGATTGCAACACACCAAATGCTCGTTCAACGTCTTTTCTTTGACCCTCttgatatttagaaaataattttcttttttcaccTTGTGGACGTGAAATTGTTTTGACGAATGTTGGCCATTCAGGATATATTCCATCAGCTAAATAGTACCCCAAGTTGTAGTTGTTACCATTCACCGTGTAGTTTATTTCTGGAGCACGACCTTCTAGTACTTCATCGAATAAAGGTGACCGATCTAATACATTTATGTCATTGTTAGAACCGGCAACTCCGAAAAATGCATGCCATATCCATAGATCGGACGATGCAACTACTTCAAGTAGGAGTGTTGGTATCCCTTTGTGACCACTCATAAACATCCCTTTCCATGCTTTTGGACAATTTTTCCACTGCCAATGCATACAATCAATACTACCTAACATACCGGGAAAACCGCGAGCATCCCCCATCTGTAACAGACGTTGTACATCATTCAAGTTTGGTTTTCGCAAGTATTCACTTTCGAATACCAAAACCACATCAGTGACAAACTTTTTCAAACATTCAATCGCGGTGGACTCACCAATTCGCACATAGTCATCAACAACATCGGCAGATACTCCATAAGCCAACATACGCATGGCTGCAGTGCATTTTTGTAGAGGCGACAAGCCTTTCCTTCCCAATGCATCTGCCCTTTGTTGGAAATATGGATCAAAATTTGAAAGAGCTTCCACAATACGAAGAAAAATATGCCTTCCCATTCGAAACCTCCTTCGGAATGTCTCTAGAGTATACACTgaattttcaacaaaataatcTCTCATTAGACGTTCATGGCCTGCTTCACGGTTTCTGTATATCGTCCTCCGAGGCGTTGATGAAGTGCCTTCTCCGTAAAGTTGATTAAAGAGATTAAGCCGACGTTCTTCGAGAGAATCATCGAAGAAAAACTCTCTAACAAACTCCTTTGATACATTAGAATTGTTATCCATATTTTATGGTTTGAAAACTTACAAATAAGATCGCTACAAATATGATGTTATATAGAgcttaaaattgaaaatgtagAATGAACAAATTTTATTCAATGTTTATAGTACTAAATTATATTACCGTTACAGTCTATAACGGATATATTTTATAAcggatataatttataatgatataaaacatgttaatataattaattgaaaaatatattaacttacaattatatataaatttaagaatatataacatatattcctatattatagaaaaatttgaaaatatataattaatatttctatattataataaaatataaaatatttttataatttaaaatatattataatatttttataattaaatatataattaatattattataatttaatatataattaatattcctattttatagtaaaactttagaatatatatttatttaacgttattataataatgttactTAAGAAtagtaagaaaaaatattataattaaatatataattaatattcctatattatataatatattatattatataatcatgAAAAAGTTAGAAGAGGGCATGACCGGCATAGAGGGCACTGCCCTCTTTTTGCTTTTATCTtcaatgcaaaaaatgaaaaaaaccaaTGACCTGCCCTTTTCCACGCTGTCCCATGCGGGCAGAGGTCATGCGTTGGAGATGCTCTAAGTCTTCCGATTCCAGCATCTCCGATTCAACTTTCGGTTAAGCTGTTGCACGAGGGAATGGGGAGTGTTGTGATTGTGGAATTGAAAAGTGGAGAAATGTTTAGAGGTAATCTATTATATCACTGGTGAAAAagaggtcaaaaccgagagtaaaaactctcagttttgaccctataactttcggtatagacacattaccgaaggttttggtaactctcgccatccctcggtattgactctttcgttaaaaacaattgggcatttaccgagagatatcgtagagttttcggtttagataccctagagtaaaaccgaaaggtaattaaaaaacttttggttttcctctttgtggaaaaaccgagagttttacaaataacttccggtttttccacaaagaggaaaaccgagagatattagaaaactctcggttttctcctaaaccctaaaaccgagagttatttgtaaaactctcgggtttcctctttgtggaaaaaccgagagttttctaataactctcgatTTTCTTCAAATgtagaaaaccgagagttttctaatatctctcggtttttcaatttgaagaaaaaccgagagatttcaatattactttcggttttttcccgtaaaatttttaaaatgtgctgattattttgctcgcaaccaaaacctattcaaccaaccaatatatcaataataaaagaaatgacacatacattaaacgctcacattaaatgatcattatcattacaaaattcgcaaccaaactaataatccgaacaatctattataaattcaaattaacacaactactaatgaaaaaaacatgttttgaatcgaaacaaccttagcttgtggggggggggggggggaggaggtggttgttgcctcatatacaattcgattctctccattcttgcgttcatctctaacgTCTCTCTCTCCATTCTCagatttatttcttctttttccgcTTGCATTTGTTGAATTGTGCGCATTCTTTCTTCgtccctcttctccagttcctccagcttgagcttcattatttgattctcttctaacaatcgctcattgtttcgctgtgaactgtttccacttcgacgatcctcacgaaagtgtgtgggccggacgcctgatcccattccgaacgctaccccgtgtttttgttgtccgaacaccctctccgtcaattcaaaaccGATATTCctggttcgttactaacaacctcctccatctcaacccgcacaattgaaataaagtatcatttctataataaaaaactaagcatattcaattcacttacaattttctcttacacgtgttcgtccgggacgagtgttgggttttcttttgtcggttttggggtacgggtcctcttgaacacttcaatgacagacggtgcccgtcccatttcgatcgcctgttgaaataaatgatttatataattaataacaatctttagattaagttattacaaataatgtacttatcaactcttcttcaatttgtgcaaacggtctacttcccgtacgATTTGGGAATTTCAGCTTCTTcctgttaataatattatacgactgtttttctgtatttgaaataaaaaatgaagttagattaattaatatcaacttttatttgaattatgaaaccgtaccttaaatttttccgtgaagaaatggttgcgacacacaaactcctaatcatctcgatcgtagtctggtggaggattagccaatAGCGCCGCCTTGTCTCCTtcgtggacgcggatatatgcCTTGTTCAAATctgaccgccatctatcccatatctgattggcgtgtcccaatccggtctttcgaaaagactaaatatcaccattagtagtttcgaacggatcctaaaaaaaataacatccaaatattaaaaataattatttaatgacgtaatgtataatcaagtaataagtattaccttgatagcagtccaaagtgaatccaattggtctgcacttaatgccttccactttagaagacggtgtgagacagctgcggggtcccggataatcgaccccacatgtctagaccaccgtgttcttcccacgtctgtaccgcctggcctcccatccttctctctaaacgtaagaggaatccttgtcccgctaccctcttagacagcgcaatattcttgttcttcccccgtctcttgtgggcagaagatttttcaaaattatcaacatcataattagatatgtgaatcagttgaaacaataactaatttgtaaacgagttacctgtcgatgatgggtcgggagtggaaccgtgctcctcctcgtgctcctcctcctcgataggctcctcgagaccctcgtcttcagcctcatcgtcatccACCATATCGGCAaacgtgctctctataaactcttcgAGCTCcgtagcctcaacatcctcatctattgggggagcagtagctatcgggaccacatcAATAGGTGGTTGGTTCCTAGAAGACGACGATCCTCGGAGCCTTAAGGTCTctgattgggcaagtaggttttggtagcttttatccaatttcttgggtgttttcctcatactctttAAGGTTGTTTTAGGActttcagacattcttaatgcacaccattaataaaaatgagtgaataattgaaataaagtagtaataagaatgaatataaagtaaaaaacataaatctacctaattaattaatctaaactatatgtttgtaaaccgcagttttatttttgtcacaatcttccaaccgggtcgggctaacatatcaggggcgtagaatacttgtttcgcttgactcgccaatatatacgggtcttgactttgggttttcaaaattcggtttacatttacacttacgaagccatatttatccactttcactcctagttcccccgagtgtgtatcaaaccacttacacttgaataaaacaactcgtttgtgagaaaaatattgtacttcgattatatccgttaaaactccgtagtatgacatagtttcagacccgttgtacccctcaacaaccaccccactattttgagtggtcaaaccttcgtcgtgtttttctgtacagaatttgtatccgtttactttacaccaaacatacgtaga is part of the Impatiens glandulifera chromosome 1, dImpGla2.1, whole genome shotgun sequence genome and encodes:
- the LOC124918832 gene encoding putative nuclease HARBI1, encoding MDNNSNVSKEFVREFFFDDSLEERRLNLFNQLYGEGTSSTPRRTIYRNREAGHERLMRDYFVENSVYTLETFRRRFRMGRHIFLRIVEALSNFDPYFQQRADALGRKGLSPLQKCTAAMRMLAYGVSADVVDDYVRIGESTAIECLKKFVTDVVLVFESEYLRKPNLNDVQRLLQMGDARGFPGMLGSIDCMHWQWKNCPKAWKGMFMSGHKGIPTLLLEVVASSDLWIWHAFFGVAGSNNDINVLDRSPLFDEVLEGRAPEINYTVNGNNYNLGYYLADGIYPEWPTFVKTISRPQGEKRKLFSKYQEGQRKDVERAFGVLQSRFAIVRGPARFWDKGDLAKIMRACIILHNMIVEDERDTYATPFGPLPSYDDTTNGLTQPDLGEEPLAPYENYIEKNIQIRDRQKYRQLQTDLVEHISQFYNVCQNV